A single region of the Liolophura sinensis isolate JHLJ2023 chromosome 9, CUHK_Ljap_v2, whole genome shotgun sequence genome encodes:
- the LOC135475607 gene encoding mesenchyme-specific cell surface glycoprotein-like, which translates to MPVAWVTSLVTLVVITCKVTSGEIYLEKLDSLYMPYSYSPVELYALDKGAAEQSAYDGQNKLIYTVGDNLVHVISANDPSNLRVLTHFPVGLGAELTDVEVCGEFIFTGIDNTTDRENGKVMIFRYDAKNNALVLLHSVTVGPLPDMILPTRDCATVFVALEAEAYVVNDVIIDPEGGFGILRWDPSNSTADVTYRNLNFTQFNERTEELVQKGLRFVYRENNNTLSRDLEPEYITLNDEETLAYVCLQEASAIAVVNVTDLDTAEIIDIYPLGFKLWMNYTLDASDEDNGIEMKPWTVSGVFQPDSIHYFHHAGEGYIITANEGDSKEYFSSAMQPLFSEERRGEDMLAEKLISDNVDSVTRGYLGDNSQLGRLKFQRPLGQQNVTDVLYSYGGRGFSLVRASDMRVVYDSGDSVERSIKESFPVLFNCDAKTDKTPWEGTDKRSDDKGPESESLSYGKIWGKSVIFMGNERPGTISVYSIDDDSNEPRFESVNFAGVLQEGRTWGEMYIRRTSGDLDPEDVRFIRQEQSGNGEPLLLVSGAVSGTVSMYAVRMRDNPTTSTVSAPAGSSDPQTVVCSSGELKCRNVNRCVSETYQCDGVDDCGDNTDEAGCPVESTMTLELRGLIIASLCLTAVCVLFVLALCCLLRKRSSTNAFEMKTKL; encoded by the exons ATGCCGGTCGCCTGGGTCACTTCACTTGTCACGCTAGTAGTTATTACCTGTAAAGTTACATCAGGTGAAATTTACCTGGAGAAGTTGGACAGTCTTTACATGCCTTACTCTTATTCTCCCGTTGAACTGTACGCTCTAGACAAAGGGGCCGCGGAACAAAGTGCTTACGACGGTCAAAACAAGCTGATTTATACTGTGG gTGACAACCTTGTCCACGTGATCAGCGCCAATGACCCGAGCAATCTACGAGTGTTGACGCATTTCCCGGTAGGCCTTGGAGCGGAACTGACAGATGTGGAAGTGTGTGGAGAGTTTATTTTTACGGGAATAGACAACACCACTGACAGGGAGAATGGGAAGGTGATGATATTCCGATACGATGCCAAGAACAACGCACTTGTGCTTCTGCACTCGGTTACAG TTGGTCCTCTTCCGGATATGATCCTCCCCACTCGAGATTGTGCCACAGTTTTTGTCGCTCTGGAAGCTGAGGCTTACGTTGTGAATGACGTTATCATTGACCCGGAAGGAGGGTTCGGAATTCTCCGCTGGGATCCGTCTAACTCGACCGCTGACGTCACGTACCGAAACCTGAATTTCACCCAATTTAACGAAAG AACTGAAGAGCTGGTGCAGAAGGGATTGAGGTTTGTCTACAGGGAGAACAACAACACGTTGTCACGTGACCTGGAGCCAGAGTATATAACCTTGAACGATGAGGAAACGTTGGCTTACGTCTGTCTACAA GAGGCCAGTGCTATAGCCGTAGTGAACGTCACAGATCTGGACACAGCAGAGATCATCGACATATACCCACTTGGATTTAAACTGTGGATGAATTATACCTTGGATGCCAGCGACGAAGACAACG GAATCGAGATGAAGCCTTGGACGGTGTCTGGTGTGTTTCAGCCAGACAGCATACATTATTTCCACCATGCAGGGGAAGGGTACATCATCACAGCTAACGAAGGAGACTCCAAGGAATACTTTAGTTCGGCCATGCAGCCTCTGTTCTCGGAGGAGAGACGTGGAGAGGACATGCTCGCCG AAAAGCTGATAAGTGACAATGTAGATAGTGTTACAAGAGGATACTTGGGCGACAATTCACAACTAG GTCGGTTAAAGTTTCAGCGCCCCTTAGGCCAACAGAACGTGACAGATGTGTTGTATTCGTATGGCGGTAGAGGCTTCTCCTTAGTTCGTGCCAGTGACATGCGCGTTGTCTATGACAGTGGCGACTCAGTCGAACGCAGCATCAAAGAGTCATTCCCAGTCCTTTTTAACTGTGACGCCAAGACGGATAAGACGCCGTGGGAGGGCACAGACAAGCGCTCAGACGATAAG GGTCCAGAAAGCGAGTCTCTCTCCTACGGCAAAATCTGGGGAAAGTCTGTGATATTTATGGGAAACGAAAGGCCGGGCACAATAAGTGTGTATTCCATAGATGACGATTCAAATGAACCTCGCTTTGAGAGCGTCAACTTTGCTGGGGTTCTGCAAGAGGGGAGAACTTGGGGGGAAATGTACATCCGACGAACTTCCGGTGACCTAGACCCAGAAGACGTGCG GTTCATACGCCAAGAACAGAGCGGGAACGGCGAACCGCTCCTATTGGTCAGTGGAGCAGTGTCCGGAACTGTGTCTATGTACGCTGTGCGCATGAGAG ACAACCCCACAACCTCAACAGTCTCCGCACCGGCAGGTAGTTCAG ATCCACAGACCGTCGTGTGCTCCTCGGGCGAACTGAAATGCCGTAACGTTAACCGGTGTGTCTCGGAGACGTATCAGTGCGACGGGGTGGACGACTGTGGGGATAACACGGACGAGGCCGGATGTCCTGTCG AGAGCACTATGACTTTGGAGCTCCGGGGTCTGATCATCGCTTCGTTATGCCTGACCGCAGTTTGTGTCCTGTTTGTCCTGGCCCTCTGCTGTCTGCTGCGAAAACGATCCTCCACAAACGCCTTCGAGATGAAAACCAAGCTTTAA